The Falco rusticolus isolate bFalRus1 chromosome 5, bFalRus1.pri, whole genome shotgun sequence genome has a segment encoding these proteins:
- the CBLL1 gene encoding E3 ubiquitin-protein ligase Hakai isoform X4 — MDHNDNDLQGTNSSGSLGGLDVRRRIPIKLISKQANKTKPAPRTARTMNRMPSKTQVGDEEFEYNKEERYECKGGEMFGNQRRFPGPIFWDYKINLLGEKDDTPVHFCDKCGLPIKMYGRMIPCKHVFCYDCAILHEKKGDKMCPGCNEPVQRIEQCVRGSLFMCSIVQGCKRTYLSQRDLQAHINHRHMRAGKPVTRPPIEPVHPPIAPPPAEIPERFIMPPEKHHMSHIPPKQHIMMPPPPLQHVPHEHYNQPHEDIRAPPAEMSMAPPPPRPVSQDTFRISTRKHSNLITVPIQDDSNSGAREPPPPAPAPAHHHPEYQGQPVVSHPHHIMPPQQHYAPPPPPPPPISHPLQHPPQAAGTPHMVYSQAPPPPMTSAPPPITPPPGHIIAQMPPYMNHPPPGPPPPQHGGPPVNVNAPPPHHYNPNSLPQFSEDQGTLSPPFTQPGGMSPGIWPAPRGPPPPPRMQGPPAQAPLPGPHHPDQARYRPYYQ; from the exons ATGGACCACAATG aCAATGATTTGCAAGGAACAAATAGTTCAGGATCATTGGGTGGTCTTGATGTTCGTAGAAGAATCCCTATAAAGCTGATCTCAAAACAGGCCaataaaaccaaacctgcaCCTCGAACTGCAAGAACTATGAACAGAATGCCTTCAAAGACACAAGTTGGTGATGAAg AATTTGAATATAACAAAGAGGAGCGATACGAGTGCAAAGGAGGTGAAATGTTTGGCAATCAAAGGAGGTTCCCTGGACCCATCTTTTGGGACTATAAG ATAAACttgctgggggaaaaggacGATACACCGGTCCATTTCTGTGATAAGTGTGGATTGCCCATCAAAATGTATGGACGTATG ATACCTTGCAAGCATGTTTTCTGCTATGACTGTGCTATACTACATGAGAAGAAGGGAGACAAGATGTGTCCGGG CTGTAACGAACCCGTGCAGCGAATTGAGCAGTGTGTACGAGGGTCTCTCTTCATGTGTAGCATTGTTCAAGGCTGCAAGAGAACTTACCTGTCACAGAGGGACTTACAAGCTCACATCAACCACCGTCATATGAGAGCTGGAAAGCCTGTTACTCGTCCTCCAATCGAACCTGTACATCCTCCTATTGCCCCACCGCCTGCAGAAATTCCTGAGCGTTTCATAATGCCACCTGAGAAACATCATATGAGCCACATTCCGCCAAAGCAGCACATCATGATGCCACCACCTCCTTTACAGCACGTGCCACATGAGCATTATAACCAGCCACATGAAGACATTCGTGCGCCTCCTGCTGAGATGTCAATGGCTCCACCACCACCTCGCCCGGTCAGTCAGGACACCTTCCGCATCTcaacaagaaaacacagcaacttAATAACCGTCCCTATTCAGGATGATTCGAATTCAGGTGCTCGAGAACCACCTCCACCAGCCCCTGCACCTGCTCATCATCATCCTGAATATCAGGGTCAACCAGTGGTATCGCACCCTCATCATATTATGCCTCCACAGCAACACTatgcacccccacccccaccacctccaccaATAAGCCATCCGCTGCAGCatcctccccaggcagcaggtaCTCCTCACATGGTATATAGCCAAGCGCCTCCACCACCAATGacctctgctcctcctccaaTAACCCCACCACCTGGACATATAATTGCCCAGATGCCACCATATATGAATCATCCTCCTCCAGGACCTCCCCCTCCGCAGCACGGAGGCCCACCCGTAAATGTAAAtgcaccccctccccatcacTATAATCCTAACTCTTTGCCACAGTTCAGTGAAGATCAAGGAACTCTTAGTCCCCCTTTCACACAGCCGGGGGGAATGAGTCCAGGGATATGGCCAGCTCCAAGGGGGCCACCGCCACCTCCAAGGATGCAAGGGCCTCCTGCTCAGGCCCCACTTCCTGGACCACACCACCCTGATCAAGCCAGATACAGACCCTATTACCAATGA
- the CBLL1 gene encoding E3 ubiquitin-protein ligase Hakai isoform X3, with amino-acid sequence MDHNDNDLQGTNSSGSLGGLDVRRRIPIKLISKQANKTKPAPRTARTMNRMPSKTQVGDEEEFEYNKEERYECKGGEMFGNQRRFPGPIFWDYKINLLGEKDDTPVHFCDKCGLPIKMYGRMIPCKHVFCYDCAILHEKKGDKMCPGCNEPVQRIEQCVRGSLFMCSIVQGCKRTYLSQRDLQAHINHRHMRAGKPVTRPPIEPVHPPIAPPPAEIPERFIMPPEKHHMSHIPPKQHIMMPPPPLQHVPHEHYNQPHEDIRAPPAEMSMAPPPPRPVSQDTFRISTRKHSNLITVPIQDDSNSGAREPPPPAPAPAHHHPEYQGQPVVSHPHHIMPPQQHYAPPPPPPPPISHPLQHPPQAAGTPHMVYSQAPPPPMTSAPPPITPPPGHIIAQMPPYMNHPPPGPPPPQHGGPPVNVNAPPPHHYNPNSLPQFSEDQGTLSPPFTQPGGMSPGIWPAPRGPPPPPRMQGPPAQAPLPGPHHPDQARYRPYYQ; translated from the exons ATGGACCACAATG aCAATGATTTGCAAGGAACAAATAGTTCAGGATCATTGGGTGGTCTTGATGTTCGTAGAAGAATCCCTATAAAGCTGATCTCAAAACAGGCCaataaaaccaaacctgcaCCTCGAACTGCAAGAACTATGAACAGAATGCCTTCAAAGACACAAGTTGGTGATGAAg AAGAATTTGAATATAACAAAGAGGAGCGATACGAGTGCAAAGGAGGTGAAATGTTTGGCAATCAAAGGAGGTTCCCTGGACCCATCTTTTGGGACTATAAG ATAAACttgctgggggaaaaggacGATACACCGGTCCATTTCTGTGATAAGTGTGGATTGCCCATCAAAATGTATGGACGTATG ATACCTTGCAAGCATGTTTTCTGCTATGACTGTGCTATACTACATGAGAAGAAGGGAGACAAGATGTGTCCGGG CTGTAACGAACCCGTGCAGCGAATTGAGCAGTGTGTACGAGGGTCTCTCTTCATGTGTAGCATTGTTCAAGGCTGCAAGAGAACTTACCTGTCACAGAGGGACTTACAAGCTCACATCAACCACCGTCATATGAGAGCTGGAAAGCCTGTTACTCGTCCTCCAATCGAACCTGTACATCCTCCTATTGCCCCACCGCCTGCAGAAATTCCTGAGCGTTTCATAATGCCACCTGAGAAACATCATATGAGCCACATTCCGCCAAAGCAGCACATCATGATGCCACCACCTCCTTTACAGCACGTGCCACATGAGCATTATAACCAGCCACATGAAGACATTCGTGCGCCTCCTGCTGAGATGTCAATGGCTCCACCACCACCTCGCCCGGTCAGTCAGGACACCTTCCGCATCTcaacaagaaaacacagcaacttAATAACCGTCCCTATTCAGGATGATTCGAATTCAGGTGCTCGAGAACCACCTCCACCAGCCCCTGCACCTGCTCATCATCATCCTGAATATCAGGGTCAACCAGTGGTATCGCACCCTCATCATATTATGCCTCCACAGCAACACTatgcacccccacccccaccacctccaccaATAAGCCATCCGCTGCAGCatcctccccaggcagcaggtaCTCCTCACATGGTATATAGCCAAGCGCCTCCACCACCAATGacctctgctcctcctccaaTAACCCCACCACCTGGACATATAATTGCCCAGATGCCACCATATATGAATCATCCTCCTCCAGGACCTCCCCCTCCGCAGCACGGAGGCCCACCCGTAAATGTAAAtgcaccccctccccatcacTATAATCCTAACTCTTTGCCACAGTTCAGTGAAGATCAAGGAACTCTTAGTCCCCCTTTCACACAGCCGGGGGGAATGAGTCCAGGGATATGGCCAGCTCCAAGGGGGCCACCGCCACCTCCAAGGATGCAAGGGCCTCCTGCTCAGGCCCCACTTCCTGGACCACACCACCCTGATCAAGCCAGATACAGACCCTATTACCAATGA
- the CBLL1 gene encoding E3 ubiquitin-protein ligase Hakai isoform X1 — MNRMPSKTQVGDEEEFEYNKEERYECKGGEMFGNQRRFPGPIFWDYKINLLGEKDDTPVHFCDKCGLPIKMYGRMIPCKHVFCYDCAILHEKKGDKMCPGCNEPVQRIEQCVRGSLFMCSIVQGCKRTYLSQRDLQAHINHRHMRAGKPVTRPPIEPVHPPIAPPPAEIPERFIMPPEKHHMSHIPPKQHIMMPPPPLQHVPHEHYNQPHEDIRAPPAEMSMAPPPPRPVSQDTFRISTRKHSNLITVPIQDDSNSGAREPPPPAPAPAHHHPEYQGQPVVSHPHHIMPPQQHYAPPPPPPPPISHPLQHPPQAAGTPHMVYSQAPPPPMTSAPPPITPPPGHIIAQMPPYMNHPPPGPPPPQHGGPPVNVNAPPPHHYNPNSLPQFSEDQGTLSPPFTQPGGMSPGIWPAPRGPPPPPRMQGPPAQAPLPGPHHPDQARYRPYYQ, encoded by the exons ATGAACAGAATGCCTTCAAAGACACAAGTTGGTGATGAAg AAGAATTTGAATATAACAAAGAGGAGCGATACGAGTGCAAAGGAGGTGAAATGTTTGGCAATCAAAGGAGGTTCCCTGGACCCATCTTTTGGGACTATAAG ATAAACttgctgggggaaaaggacGATACACCGGTCCATTTCTGTGATAAGTGTGGATTGCCCATCAAAATGTATGGACGTATG ATACCTTGCAAGCATGTTTTCTGCTATGACTGTGCTATACTACATGAGAAGAAGGGAGACAAGATGTGTCCGGG CTGTAACGAACCCGTGCAGCGAATTGAGCAGTGTGTACGAGGGTCTCTCTTCATGTGTAGCATTGTTCAAGGCTGCAAGAGAACTTACCTGTCACAGAGGGACTTACAAGCTCACATCAACCACCGTCATATGAGAGCTGGAAAGCCTGTTACTCGTCCTCCAATCGAACCTGTACATCCTCCTATTGCCCCACCGCCTGCAGAAATTCCTGAGCGTTTCATAATGCCACCTGAGAAACATCATATGAGCCACATTCCGCCAAAGCAGCACATCATGATGCCACCACCTCCTTTACAGCACGTGCCACATGAGCATTATAACCAGCCACATGAAGACATTCGTGCGCCTCCTGCTGAGATGTCAATGGCTCCACCACCACCTCGCCCGGTCAGTCAGGACACCTTCCGCATCTcaacaagaaaacacagcaacttAATAACCGTCCCTATTCAGGATGATTCGAATTCAGGTGCTCGAGAACCACCTCCACCAGCCCCTGCACCTGCTCATCATCATCCTGAATATCAGGGTCAACCAGTGGTATCGCACCCTCATCATATTATGCCTCCACAGCAACACTatgcacccccacccccaccacctccaccaATAAGCCATCCGCTGCAGCatcctccccaggcagcaggtaCTCCTCACATGGTATATAGCCAAGCGCCTCCACCACCAATGacctctgctcctcctccaaTAACCCCACCACCTGGACATATAATTGCCCAGATGCCACCATATATGAATCATCCTCCTCCAGGACCTCCCCCTCCGCAGCACGGAGGCCCACCCGTAAATGTAAAtgcaccccctccccatcacTATAATCCTAACTCTTTGCCACAGTTCAGTGAAGATCAAGGAACTCTTAGTCCCCCTTTCACACAGCCGGGGGGAATGAGTCCAGGGATATGGCCAGCTCCAAGGGGGCCACCGCCACCTCCAAGGATGCAAGGGCCTCCTGCTCAGGCCCCACTTCCTGGACCACACCACCCTGATCAAGCCAGATACAGACCCTATTACCAATGA
- the CBLL1 gene encoding E3 ubiquitin-protein ligase Hakai isoform X2 yields the protein MFGNQRRFPGPIFWDYKINLLGEKDDTPVHFCDKCGLPIKMYGRMIPCKHVFCYDCAILHEKKGDKMCPGCNEPVQRIEQCVRGSLFMCSIVQGCKRTYLSQRDLQAHINHRHMRAGKPVTRPPIEPVHPPIAPPPAEIPERFIMPPEKHHMSHIPPKQHIMMPPPPLQHVPHEHYNQPHEDIRAPPAEMSMAPPPPRPVSQDTFRISTRKHSNLITVPIQDDSNSGAREPPPPAPAPAHHHPEYQGQPVVSHPHHIMPPQQHYAPPPPPPPPISHPLQHPPQAAGTPHMVYSQAPPPPMTSAPPPITPPPGHIIAQMPPYMNHPPPGPPPPQHGGPPVNVNAPPPHHYNPNSLPQFSEDQGTLSPPFTQPGGMSPGIWPAPRGPPPPPRMQGPPAQAPLPGPHHPDQARYRPYYQ from the exons ATGTTTGGCAATCAAAGGAGGTTCCCTGGACCCATCTTTTGGGACTATAAG ATAAACttgctgggggaaaaggacGATACACCGGTCCATTTCTGTGATAAGTGTGGATTGCCCATCAAAATGTATGGACGTATG ATACCTTGCAAGCATGTTTTCTGCTATGACTGTGCTATACTACATGAGAAGAAGGGAGACAAGATGTGTCCGGG CTGTAACGAACCCGTGCAGCGAATTGAGCAGTGTGTACGAGGGTCTCTCTTCATGTGTAGCATTGTTCAAGGCTGCAAGAGAACTTACCTGTCACAGAGGGACTTACAAGCTCACATCAACCACCGTCATATGAGAGCTGGAAAGCCTGTTACTCGTCCTCCAATCGAACCTGTACATCCTCCTATTGCCCCACCGCCTGCAGAAATTCCTGAGCGTTTCATAATGCCACCTGAGAAACATCATATGAGCCACATTCCGCCAAAGCAGCACATCATGATGCCACCACCTCCTTTACAGCACGTGCCACATGAGCATTATAACCAGCCACATGAAGACATTCGTGCGCCTCCTGCTGAGATGTCAATGGCTCCACCACCACCTCGCCCGGTCAGTCAGGACACCTTCCGCATCTcaacaagaaaacacagcaacttAATAACCGTCCCTATTCAGGATGATTCGAATTCAGGTGCTCGAGAACCACCTCCACCAGCCCCTGCACCTGCTCATCATCATCCTGAATATCAGGGTCAACCAGTGGTATCGCACCCTCATCATATTATGCCTCCACAGCAACACTatgcacccccacccccaccacctccaccaATAAGCCATCCGCTGCAGCatcctccccaggcagcaggtaCTCCTCACATGGTATATAGCCAAGCGCCTCCACCACCAATGacctctgctcctcctccaaTAACCCCACCACCTGGACATATAATTGCCCAGATGCCACCATATATGAATCATCCTCCTCCAGGACCTCCCCCTCCGCAGCACGGAGGCCCACCCGTAAATGTAAAtgcaccccctccccatcacTATAATCCTAACTCTTTGCCACAGTTCAGTGAAGATCAAGGAACTCTTAGTCCCCCTTTCACACAGCCGGGGGGAATGAGTCCAGGGATATGGCCAGCTCCAAGGGGGCCACCGCCACCTCCAAGGATGCAAGGGCCTCCTGCTCAGGCCCCACTTCCTGGACCACACCACCCTGATCAAGCCAGATACAGACCCTATTACCAATGA